A DNA window from Aminipila luticellarii contains the following coding sequences:
- a CDS encoding beta/alpha barrel domain-containing protein produces MKLNLPKKLQIIDVTLRDGLQNEERYIPLEAKLYIADKLIQAGFKKIEVGSLSHIKYVPQFKDIDELLKRLPPRDDVEYTVLALTKKACERAADLVNQGVKIDRVLTGQIATSEAYALKNMRRTHDELFKEAEINIKILHDAGIKKVFGNIGTIFGCPIQGSVPIEKAYEFMDRMFSIGFDEIEHSDPDGKATPIEIMEYFQTVLSKYPDPSLHSFHIHDIRGTGIAGYLTAMQAGITTFDVSIGGIGGQVANFMDGVPVPGSGDYYFDSRRTGLVSTEDFTTMVNEMNIETGIDHQQLYRLGMTLEKILGRPLYSFTSSTTNTYIQG; encoded by the coding sequence ATGAAATTAAATTTACCGAAAAAGTTGCAGATCATTGATGTGACCCTTAGAGATGGACTCCAAAATGAGGAACGGTATATTCCATTGGAGGCAAAGCTATATATAGCTGACAAATTGATACAGGCCGGTTTTAAAAAGATTGAAGTGGGCTCCTTAAGTCACATCAAGTATGTCCCACAGTTTAAAGATATTGATGAATTGCTTAAAAGACTGCCGCCGCGTGATGATGTGGAATATACTGTCCTTGCACTGACAAAGAAAGCCTGTGAACGCGCAGCTGATCTGGTAAATCAGGGCGTCAAAATCGACCGCGTATTAACCGGGCAGATTGCCACAAGTGAAGCCTATGCTTTAAAAAACATGAGGCGTACACATGATGAACTGTTCAAAGAAGCCGAAATAAATATAAAAATCCTGCACGACGCAGGAATAAAAAAAGTATTCGGCAATATCGGTACCATTTTCGGCTGTCCGATTCAGGGGAGTGTTCCTATCGAAAAAGCGTATGAATTTATGGATAGAATGTTTTCCATAGGATTCGATGAGATAGAGCATTCAGACCCCGACGGCAAAGCCACACCGATTGAAATCATGGAGTATTTCCAGACAGTACTGAGCAAATATCCTGATCCATCTCTGCACTCCTTCCACATTCACGACATTCGAGGAACGGGCATTGCAGGTTATTTAACTGCCATGCAGGCTGGTATTACCACATTTGATGTCAGTATCGGGGGAATCGGCGGTCAGGTCGCCAACTTTATGGATGGAGTACCTGTGCCCGGCTCCGGAGATTATTATTTTGATTCACGAAGGACCGGTCTGGTCAGTACGGAAGATTTTACTACTATGGTGAACGAAATGAATATCGAGACCGGTATTGATCATCAGCAATTATACCGCTTAGGCATGACTCTGGAAAAAATACTGGGTCGTCCCTTGTATTCCTTCACCAGTTCAACCACAAACACCTATATTCAAGGCTGA
- a CDS encoding B3/B4 domain-containing protein translates to MNFILNESLVNLGIHDIVIAVVEGTDSSVTLPDKILELLKSREERALALQPDELDENPVIAGYRNLVQKIGRSAKKNPPTAESLIKNIQRRGSMPRINTIVDIYNTETLQSYLSIGAHDLDKIEFPIEFTVSHREDIFYPIMAPEKKVADYDFIYRDQKGILAYLDCRDSELYKIEENTTKVLFVIQGNQNTSVEYRKNALERICESLKEITPGLTYKIQVIC, encoded by the coding sequence ATGAATTTTATTTTAAATGAAAGTTTAGTGAATCTGGGTATTCACGACATTGTGATAGCAGTTGTAGAAGGAACAGATTCCTCTGTTACGCTGCCTGACAAAATTTTAGAGCTTCTAAAAAGCAGAGAAGAAAGAGCATTAGCTCTTCAACCGGATGAACTGGATGAAAATCCCGTAATAGCCGGGTATAGAAATTTAGTACAAAAAATTGGACGGAGTGCAAAGAAAAATCCCCCTACTGCTGAATCCCTCATTAAAAACATTCAGAGAAGAGGCTCCATGCCAAGAATTAATACGATTGTGGATATTTACAATACGGAAACACTCCAATCGTATTTATCAATAGGTGCCCATGATCTGGACAAAATTGAATTTCCCATTGAGTTTACGGTTTCCCATAGGGAAGATATCTTCTATCCTATTATGGCTCCTGAGAAAAAGGTCGCCGATTATGATTTTATATATCGTGATCAAAAGGGTATATTGGCATATCTGGACTGCCGGGATTCCGAGCTCTATAAAATCGAAGAGAATACAACGAAAGTTCTGTTTGTCATTCAGGGAAACCAAAACACCTCTGTAGAATACCGAAAGAATGCTCTGGAACGAATCTGCGAGAGCCTGAAAGAGATTACGCCGGGGCTGACATACAAAATACAAGTCATATGCTGA
- a CDS encoding sigma-54 interaction domain-containing protein — protein sequence MKIYDIMKPWEGEWIPERGIDLNSDIQTLRAVDLDIYGARADVTDQEGRKVGEVDIDILKYLVDISTSQVLDSILDKFQEGVIAIDARGRIFYLNHAYSKILDIPIRKIIGKNIRQAEPGAEIINVLETGIPITKQKQYIKTLDKYVSPKIYPMKENGQIIGAVSIFKDTTKEVKLKEEVVKANEIAMNFKRQIEAQQELSKLEIVGKSTEYLKTVSQALIVAKTEASVLIKGENGSGKEVIAKMIHMNSGRKDHPMITVNCAAIPENLIESEFFGYEGGAFTGAKAKGQMGKFELANGGTLFLDEIGDMPFSMQAKLLRVLQTGEIEKIGRQKNVPVNVRLIAATNQPLEDMVAEKKFRQDLYFRLNIVEINVPSLRQRREDIGLFANYYLQKYNQQYQKSVALSPEVLSFFYSYSWPGNVRELQNCVEYAVIMCTEDSFGLEYLPPHMLQPAPSKEGEGAYRGESLKKAVSTFEKAVILDAMGKFKGNRNEVMQALGLSRRTFYRKLKEYEINCDKK from the coding sequence ATGAAGATATACGATATTATGAAGCCTTGGGAGGGAGAATGGATCCCGGAGCGGGGTATCGATCTGAACAGTGATATTCAGACGTTAAGGGCGGTGGACTTAGATATCTACGGTGCGAGAGCAGATGTGACCGATCAAGAAGGCCGAAAAGTTGGAGAAGTGGATATAGATATACTGAAATATTTGGTGGATATTTCAACATCCCAGGTGTTGGACAGCATTCTGGATAAATTTCAGGAAGGCGTGATTGCTATTGATGCTCGGGGCAGGATTTTTTATCTGAATCATGCGTACTCCAAGATTTTGGATATTCCCATACGAAAAATAATAGGGAAGAATATTCGTCAGGCGGAGCCCGGCGCAGAGATCATCAATGTGCTGGAGACCGGAATCCCCATTACCAAGCAAAAACAATACATAAAGACTCTGGATAAGTATGTATCTCCCAAGATCTATCCTATGAAAGAAAACGGACAGATCATTGGTGCCGTATCTATTTTCAAGGACACTACCAAGGAGGTCAAGTTAAAAGAGGAAGTGGTAAAGGCCAATGAAATCGCCATGAACTTTAAACGTCAGATAGAGGCGCAGCAGGAGCTTTCAAAACTGGAGATCGTCGGAAAGAGTACGGAATATCTTAAAACGGTTTCACAGGCATTGATCGTTGCAAAGACGGAAGCGTCGGTGCTGATCAAAGGAGAGAACGGCTCAGGAAAAGAAGTCATAGCCAAAATGATCCATATGAACAGCGGAAGGAAAGATCACCCAATGATTACGGTGAATTGCGCTGCAATTCCTGAAAACCTTATTGAAAGTGAATTTTTCGGATATGAAGGAGGCGCTTTTACCGGAGCTAAGGCCAAAGGCCAAATGGGGAAGTTTGAACTGGCTAATGGCGGAACGCTGTTTCTGGATGAAATCGGCGATATGCCATTTTCCATGCAGGCTAAGCTTTTGAGAGTCCTGCAAACTGGGGAAATCGAAAAAATCGGAAGGCAAAAGAACGTTCCTGTAAATGTAAGGCTGATAGCAGCAACCAATCAGCCGTTGGAAGATATGGTAGCAGAAAAGAAGTTCAGACAGGATCTCTATTTCCGTTTAAATATAGTAGAAATTAATGTCCCCTCCCTCAGGCAGCGGAGAGAGGATATCGGTTTGTTCGCAAATTACTATTTACAGAAATATAATCAGCAGTACCAGAAATCTGTTGCTCTTTCCCCGGAGGTCCTTTCCTTTTTTTATTCTTACAGTTGGCCGGGTAACGTGAGAGAACTTCAAAATTGTGTGGAATATGCAGTGATTATGTGCACGGAGGATTCTTTTGGCCTGGAATATTTACCTCCTCATATGCTCCAGCCTGCGCCATCAAAAGAAGGAGAAGGAGCATACCGGGGGGAGTCCTTGAAAAAGGCGGTGTCTACATTTGAGAAAGCGGTAATATTGGACGCTATGGGAAAGTTTAAAGGAAACAGAAATGAAGTTATGCAGGCTTTGGGGCTAAGCAGGAGGACTTTTTACCGAAAACTGAAAGAATACGAGATTAATTGTGACAAAAAGTAA
- a CDS encoding glycosyl hydrolase family 18 protein — MGVKRLKSVKNGLFCAVLAAVMTAVMLFPNITYGYGAEKDFKVIGYYCGEWFDVPVEKLQADKLTHIMYGFLIPKEDGSFKPFEEPEELKQLIEKCHNAGTKVFVSIGGYSDKDGVPLFPTFEKIAADDNLRKIFVDHVMDVVQQYGFDGVELDWEYPKYSTSADYEKTVVQLSEKLKPLEKGLSTALPGTGTTNGQNVWEALAGVTDKTLSCFDFISLMCYDLKTDPNHSPIWYSETTINYWKTYRNIPAEKLVLGMPLYARPSWQQYRFLVDMNREYAYMDMVDTQPLQSTYNGLNTLREKTMIALRKAGGVMLFDVNEDTYDDTSVVSMIDDTLHAMNGLSREQLNSYIGLVIDNKPLIFSEKDGMGMPFIDQNNRTLVPVRKLLESVGAEVSYSADADGKTKSVEAVLKDTHIKINIGSAQYWVNDKEMNMDTTAVIKGGRTYLPARAVLEAFGYDMSYSAAGKCVYATSKNKN; from the coding sequence ATGGGAGTAAAGAGATTAAAAAGCGTAAAAAATGGTTTGTTTTGTGCAGTGCTTGCAGCCGTAATGACAGCTGTCATGCTGTTTCCGAATATCACCTATGGTTATGGGGCTGAAAAAGACTTTAAGGTCATCGGGTATTATTGCGGTGAATGGTTTGATGTGCCGGTGGAAAAGCTGCAGGCAGACAAGCTGACCCACATTATGTATGGATTTTTGATACCGAAAGAGGATGGCAGCTTCAAGCCTTTTGAAGAACCGGAAGAACTGAAACAACTGATTGAAAAATGTCACAATGCAGGAACAAAGGTCTTTGTTTCCATAGGCGGATATTCAGATAAGGACGGAGTGCCGTTATTCCCGACTTTTGAAAAAATAGCGGCGGATGACAACCTGAGAAAGATTTTCGTCGATCATGTGATGGACGTGGTTCAGCAGTATGGTTTTGACGGAGTGGAATTGGATTGGGAATATCCCAAATACAGTACCAGCGCAGATTATGAAAAGACTGTGGTGCAGCTGTCTGAAAAACTGAAACCGTTAGAAAAAGGATTGTCAACAGCATTACCGGGAACAGGAACCACAAATGGTCAAAATGTCTGGGAAGCTCTGGCAGGCGTCACAGATAAAACCTTAAGCTGTTTTGATTTTATCAGCTTGATGTGCTATGATTTGAAAACCGATCCGAACCACAGTCCGATATGGTATTCGGAGACAACGATAAACTATTGGAAAACCTATCGGAATATACCGGCTGAAAAGTTAGTGCTGGGTATGCCACTGTATGCGAGACCAAGCTGGCAGCAATATCGATTCCTGGTGGACATGAACAGAGAATATGCCTATATGGATATGGTGGATACGCAGCCGCTCCAATCGACTTATAACGGGCTCAACACGCTTCGAGAAAAGACCATGATCGCATTGAGAAAAGCCGGAGGGGTTATGCTGTTTGATGTCAACGAAGATACATATGATGATACCAGCGTTGTATCAATGATCGATGATACGCTTCATGCCATGAACGGATTGAGCAGGGAACAGCTGAACAGCTATATAGGGCTTGTCATAGACAATAAGCCTTTGATTTTCAGTGAAAAGGATGGAATGGGAATGCCGTTTATAGACCAAAATAACAGAACCCTTGTCCCAGTTCGTAAGCTACTGGAATCTGTGGGAGCTGAGGTCAGCTACAGCGCAGATGCAGACGGAAAGACGAAATCTGTGGAGGCCGTCTTGAAGGATACGCATATTAAGATTAATATAGGCAGTGCGCAATATTGGGTCAATGACAAAGAAATGAACATGGATACCACTGCTGTGATAAAGGGCGGAAGGACTTATCTGCCGGCTCGTGCAGTACTTGAAGCCTTTGGGTATGATATGTCCTACAGTGCGGCAGGTAAATGTGTATATGCCACATCAAAGAATAAGAATTAG
- a CDS encoding GIY-YIG nuclease family protein: MDMKRRKELLDEYKTRRPEMGVISFKCATTGESFLGISTDTRADFNSNRAKLSMNYHPNKRLQELWNQYGESNFELSVLKTLKYENREEDHTLKLESLRDACFAEDSRARRIWK; this comes from the coding sequence ATGGATATGAAACGAAGAAAAGAACTTTTAGATGAATATAAAACCCGCCGGCCGGAAATGGGCGTGATTTCTTTTAAATGTGCTACAACCGGGGAGTCCTTTTTGGGGATCTCCACAGACACCAGAGCAGATTTTAACAGCAACCGGGCGAAGCTTTCAATGAATTATCATCCGAATAAACGCTTACAAGAGCTTTGGAATCAATACGGAGAAAGCAATTTTGAGCTTTCCGTATTAAAAACTCTGAAATATGAGAACCGGGAAGAAGATCACACCCTTAAGCTGGAGAGCCTGCGGGACGCGTGTTTTGCAGAGGATTCACGAGCAAGGCGAATTTGGAAATGA
- a CDS encoding ferredoxin — MKVKINEGCIGCGLCEETCPEVFSLKEDGKAQVDKQPEPSQLSQVQEAVELCPAQVIELSNW, encoded by the coding sequence ATGAAAGTAAAAATTAATGAAGGCTGTATTGGCTGTGGATTATGTGAAGAAACCTGTCCTGAGGTCTTTTCATTAAAAGAGGACGGAAAAGCTCAGGTGGATAAACAACCGGAACCGTCACAGCTAAGTCAAGTGCAAGAGGCTGTCGAATTATGTCCGGCACAAGTTATTGAATTATCTAATTGGTAA
- a CDS encoding tripartite tricarboxylate transporter permease: MEATLLYDLMWGVGGALLGGLIFSFMGLISGTDETATVAPLTLLIILLGFPPVAVFSFFIGSAVSKHMTHAIPTALMGVPGDTMAVPLLEHANVLRRLGVPHVALRKMISGAICGAFIALPISVGFASLLAPFGDIVKEWAPIIFIIAAVIIAYTSKGKWASIFLLIPFAVFLQGLIKMAVAAEHAVSISIFLGIAIGPMFADIVTLLSPATRSMLTRTGPKEFWLAPEMKTWKGYFPNPLKILSPKQAAYTAVGAGISALTFTFSPVGMTVMAGEIISSKVKGTYQRLTTTLSVMNAVTEATYIAEAIIPLIAFGIPLSPVALGPAGPLFNAPPVFSSDPVHNLHSMMEPSQFLLFGFIGIIVAALIAYPFSMNYARKASVLVLRKVSQEAIICMFMGLIIVLSFYEAGIIGILVSVTIGIFGGILNKFFGVHTGVQFMTFYASTWMVAKLFGFQ; the protein is encoded by the coding sequence ATGGAAGCAACTTTACTATATGATTTGATGTGGGGAGTGGGAGGCGCCCTGCTGGGCGGACTGATCTTTTCCTTTATGGGCTTGATATCCGGCACGGATGAGACGGCCACCGTTGCCCCTCTTACGCTCCTGATCATTTTGCTGGGATTTCCGCCGGTGGCAGTTTTTTCCTTCTTTATAGGTTCGGCGGTCTCGAAGCATATGACCCATGCAATCCCCACAGCGCTCATGGGCGTTCCAGGAGATACCATGGCGGTTCCGCTTCTGGAGCACGCCAATGTACTGAGGCGGCTGGGCGTTCCTCATGTGGCTCTGCGTAAAATGATATCCGGAGCGATCTGCGGAGCCTTTATCGCACTGCCGATTTCTGTAGGATTTGCATCCCTGTTGGCTCCTTTTGGAGACATAGTAAAAGAATGGGCACCTATCATTTTCATTATCGCAGCGGTCATTATTGCGTATACTTCAAAGGGTAAATGGGCCAGTATTTTTCTCTTGATTCCATTTGCCGTATTTCTTCAAGGCCTTATCAAAATGGCCGTGGCAGCAGAGCATGCGGTTTCTATCAGTATCTTTTTGGGAATTGCCATAGGGCCGATGTTTGCGGATATTGTTACCCTGCTTTCCCCGGCTACCCGCAGCATGCTGACCAGAACCGGCCCGAAAGAATTTTGGCTGGCTCCGGAAATGAAGACCTGGAAGGGATATTTTCCTAATCCTTTGAAGATACTGTCTCCAAAACAGGCAGCCTATACCGCAGTGGGTGCGGGGATTTCTGCGCTGACCTTCACTTTCAGCCCTGTGGGAATGACGGTAATGGCAGGAGAGATTATTTCATCTAAGGTAAAAGGAACGTATCAAAGGCTGACAACGACTCTGTCCGTGATGAATGCGGTGACAGAAGCAACTTATATCGCAGAGGCCATCATACCCCTTATCGCGTTTGGAATCCCTCTAAGCCCGGTAGCGCTTGGGCCTGCGGGACCTCTTTTCAATGCTCCGCCGGTTTTCTCCAGCGATCCTGTACATAATCTGCACAGCATGATGGAACCGAGTCAGTTCCTGCTGTTTGGATTTATCGGAATCATTGTGGCAGCTCTGATTGCTTATCCTTTTTCCATGAACTACGCAAGAAAAGCCAGTGTTTTGGTTCTTCGAAAAGTAAGTCAGGAAGCCATTATCTGTATGTTTATGGGATTGATTATCGTTCTCTCTTTCTATGAAGCGGGAATTATTGGAATTTTAGTATCTGTTACGATCGGTATCTTTGGAGGAATTTTAAATAAGTTCTTCGGAGTGCATACAGGCGTTCAGTTCATGACCTTCTATGCATCCACATGGATGGTAGCGAAGCTTTTTGGATTCCAATAG
- a CDS encoding hydroxymethylglutaryl-CoA reductase, degradative has product MKTSSYSGFYKLSPEDRLKEVREFTGISEEEAEVISVPGALSMDKADHMIENVIGTYQYPFGVGLNFLINGKDYLIPMVTEEPSVLAAASNAAKMARDNGGFFASNSGSVMIAQVQVLDVPDPNGAKIRIYENKDKIIQICNEKDPVLVEHGGGMQDLDVRIIDSIIGKMVVVHLKVNTLDAMGANAVNTMAEAVAPYIEELTGGTVYLRILSNLAIHRLARSRVTVKKESLGGAEVVDKIIKAYAFAAADPFRAATHNKGIMNGIIPVVIATGNDTRAIESGAHAYAARSGQYTSLTTWEKNAEGDLVGTIELPMAVGLVGGATKIHPAAQIAVKMLGVKSASELGEIIASVGLAQNLAAIKALATEGIQRGHMSLHARNIASVAGAKGDVLEKIVDRMVKEKKVRLEYAQELMKEYSK; this is encoded by the coding sequence ATGAAAACAAGCAGCTATTCAGGTTTTTACAAATTATCACCAGAAGACAGGTTAAAAGAAGTAAGGGAATTTACAGGTATTTCTGAAGAAGAAGCAGAGGTTATCAGTGTTCCTGGTGCTTTAAGCATGGATAAAGCAGATCACATGATCGAAAACGTTATAGGAACCTATCAGTATCCTTTTGGTGTTGGACTCAACTTTCTCATCAACGGAAAAGACTATCTGATTCCTATGGTCACAGAGGAACCTTCCGTTCTGGCTGCCGCCAGCAATGCGGCGAAGATGGCCAGAGATAACGGCGGATTCTTTGCAAGCAACTCTGGCTCTGTTATGATTGCTCAGGTTCAGGTTCTGGATGTTCCGGATCCCAATGGGGCTAAAATCAGAATATATGAAAACAAAGATAAAATTATTCAAATTTGCAATGAAAAAGACCCGGTGCTGGTGGAGCACGGCGGCGGAATGCAGGATTTAGATGTGAGAATTATTGACAGTATCATCGGGAAAATGGTGGTGGTGCATCTCAAGGTCAATACGCTGGATGCAATGGGCGCCAACGCTGTGAATACTATGGCAGAAGCAGTCGCACCTTATATTGAAGAACTGACAGGAGGCACTGTATACCTGAGGATTCTATCTAATTTGGCAATCCACAGACTGGCTCGCTCCAGAGTAACCGTTAAAAAAGAATCTCTTGGAGGAGCAGAGGTCGTTGATAAAATCATTAAAGCGTATGCTTTTGCTGCGGCAGATCCGTTCCGGGCAGCAACTCACAACAAAGGAATCATGAACGGCATTATTCCGGTGGTCATTGCTACGGGTAATGATACCAGAGCCATTGAGTCGGGAGCACATGCCTATGCAGCCCGTTCCGGACAATATACTTCACTTACCACATGGGAAAAAAATGCGGAAGGTGATTTGGTAGGAACGATTGAATTGCCTATGGCTGTAGGTCTGGTGGGCGGAGCTACAAAAATTCATCCGGCAGCCCAGATCGCTGTAAAAATGTTGGGGGTAAAGAGTGCTTCTGAGCTGGGTGAAATCATTGCCAGCGTAGGTCTGGCACAGAACCTGGCAGCTATAAAAGCGCTGGCTACAGAAGGAATACAAAGAGGGCACATGTCCCTGCACGCGAGAAACATTGCATCAGTTGCAGGTGCCAAGGGGGATGTCCTTGAAAAAATCGTTGACAGAATGGTAAAAGAAAAGAAAGTCAGACTGGAATATGCCCAGGAGCTCATGAAAGAATATTCCAAGTAA
- a CDS encoding MFS transporter, whose amino-acid sequence MKLKIKSIKRFTPAVTVIILFGVISLLGDMVYEGARSANSQYFNLLGVSAAQVGLVFGIGEFLGYFLRLIAGVLSDKSGKHWIFIFAGYGMLLVVPVMGFTMNWDILIVLLLMERIGKSLRNPAKDTILSGVAENQVGTGFAFGLQEALDQIGAFSGPLIFSLVFLVAGRNGIQEYQLGYKWLVVPFILLMLFVGYVYRKIKGYGLISNLKIKEFRSERLQPIFWIYTAFTFFCTLGFVNFSLIGYHLKADHLMSDGNITLLYSGAMAVDAVTALIVGKLYDKMKKRTGSKTGGLTVLMAIPFITLLLPFLTMGKSLFLIVIGMMIFGVIMGTHETIMRSAVADITPFYKRGTSFGVFNTGYGLALLISSALMGWLYDMNQTGIIIAFTCVAEAIAVFLYFKMTHTVTNQF is encoded by the coding sequence ATGAAGCTGAAAATTAAGTCTATAAAGAGATTTACTCCCGCGGTTACGGTCATAATTCTGTTTGGCGTAATTAGTTTACTTGGAGATATGGTCTATGAGGGCGCCCGGAGTGCTAACAGCCAGTATTTTAATCTGCTGGGGGTCAGTGCGGCACAAGTAGGTCTGGTTTTTGGCATTGGGGAGTTCCTGGGATACTTTTTAAGGCTGATAGCCGGCGTCCTATCGGATAAAAGCGGCAAGCATTGGATCTTTATTTTTGCCGGTTATGGGATGCTGCTGGTGGTGCCTGTTATGGGATTTACGATGAACTGGGATATCCTGATTGTTCTCCTCCTGATGGAACGAATTGGAAAGTCCCTTCGAAATCCCGCAAAAGATACCATTTTGTCCGGAGTTGCAGAGAATCAGGTGGGAACCGGATTTGCCTTTGGACTTCAGGAGGCTCTGGATCAGATCGGCGCATTTAGCGGCCCTCTGATTTTCTCGCTGGTTTTCCTTGTTGCTGGCAGGAATGGAATCCAGGAATACCAGTTAGGCTATAAATGGCTTGTTGTTCCATTTATTCTTTTGATGCTTTTTGTGGGCTATGTCTACCGCAAGATCAAAGGTTATGGCTTGATCAGCAATCTTAAGATAAAGGAGTTCCGTTCAGAAAGACTCCAGCCGATTTTCTGGATCTATACGGCCTTCACCTTTTTCTGCACCTTGGGGTTCGTCAATTTCAGCCTCATAGGCTATCACCTGAAGGCAGATCACCTGATGTCGGACGGAAACATCACGCTGCTATATTCGGGAGCGATGGCTGTGGATGCTGTAACAGCACTGATTGTCGGGAAGCTATATGATAAAATGAAGAAAAGGACAGGTAGTAAGACAGGAGGGCTCACCGTTTTAATGGCGATTCCATTTATTACGCTGCTGCTTCCATTTCTGACGATGGGGAAATCTCTCTTTTTGATCGTGATTGGTATGATGATCTTTGGTGTGATCATGGGCACCCATGAAACCATTATGCGGTCGGCTGTCGCAGATATTACGCCCTTTTATAAACGTGGCACCAGCTTTGGGGTTTTTAACACCGGATACGGTCTGGCTCTTCTGATCAGCTCGGCGTTGATGGGATGGCTGTACGATATGAATCAAACTGGAATTATTATCGCTTTCACCTGCGTTGCGGAAGCCATCGCCGTTTTTCTGTATTTTAAAATGACCCATACGGTAACAAACCAGTTCTGA